Proteins co-encoded in one Hyla sarda isolate aHylSar1 chromosome 4, aHylSar1.hap1, whole genome shotgun sequence genomic window:
- the LOC130267523 gene encoding histone H1B-like, protein MAETAPAAAPPADPAAKSKKQPKKSAAGGAKKSHKSSGPSVSELLVKAVSASKERSGVSLAALKKALAAGGYDVDKNNSRLKLAIKGLVTKGTLLQVKGSGASGSFKINKNQLETKDKAAKKKPAAAAKRPAAAKKATKSPKKPKKAPSAAKSPKKAKKPAAAKSPKKAKKPAAAKSPKKPKAAPKKVTKSPAKKAAKPKAAKSPAKKAAKAKKSAAKK, encoded by the coding sequence ATGGCAGAAACCGCACCAGCCGCCGCTCCTCCCGCCGATCCGGCCGCAAAGTCCAAGAAGCAGCCGAAGAAATCAGCCGCAGGGGGCGCTAAGAAAAGCCACAAATCCTCCGGTCCCAGCGTGTCCGAGCTGCTCGTTAAAGCCGTGTCCGCCTCTAAGGAGCGCAGTGGGGTGTCTCTGGCCGCCCTGAAGAAGGCTCTGGCTGCCGGAGGATACGATGTAGACAAGAACAACAGCCGCCTGAAGCTGGCCATCAAGGGGCTGGTGACCAAGGGAACCCTGCTCCAGGTGAAAGGCAGCGGCGCCTCCGGATCCTTCAAGATCAACAAGAACCAGCTGGAGACTAAGGACAAGGCGGCCAAGAAGAAGCCGGCGGCTGCGGCCAAGAGACCTGCAGCAGCTAAGAAAGCGACCAAATCCCCTAAGAAGCCAAAGAAGGCTCCGAGCGCGGCCAAGAGCCCGAAGAAAGCCAAGAAGCCTGCAGCGGCCAAGAGCCCGAAGAAAGCCAAGAAGCCTGCAGCGGCCAAGAGCCCCAAGAAGCCGAAGGCTGCTCCCAAGAAGGTGACCAAGAGCCCGGCTAAGAAGGCGGCCAAACCCAAAGCTGCCAAGAGCCCGGCTAAGAAGGCGGCTAAAGCCAAGAAGAGCGCGGCTAAGAAATAA